The Mastomys coucha isolate ucsf_1 unplaced genomic scaffold, UCSF_Mcou_1 pScaffold13, whole genome shotgun sequence genome has a window encoding:
- the Seh1l gene encoding nucleoporin SEH1 isoform X2 — MFVARSIAADHKDLIHDVSFDFHGRRMATCSSDQSVKVWDKSESGDWHCTASWKTHSGSVWRVTWAHPEFGQVLASCSFDRTAAVWEEIVGESNDKLRGQSHWVKRTTLVDSRTSVTDVKFAPKHMGLMLATCSADGIVRIYEAPDVMNLSQWSLQHEISCKLCCSCISWNPSSSRAHPPMIAVGSDDSSPNSMAKVQIFEYNENTRKYAKAETLMTVTDPVHDTAFAPNLGRSFHILAVATKDVRIFTLKPVRKELTSSGGPTKFEIHIVAQFDNHNSQVWRVSWNITGTVLASSGDDGCVRLWKANYMDNWKCTGILKGNGSPVNGSSQLGNSNPSLSSNIPNLQNSLNGTSAGRKHS, encoded by the exons ATGTTTGTGGCGCGCAGCATCGCGGCGGATCACAAGGACCTCATCCACGATGTGTCTTTCGACTTCCACGGGCGCCGGATGGCCACCTGCTCCAGCGATCAGAGCGTCAAG GTGTGGGATAAGAGTGAGAGCGGAGATTGGCATTGTACAGCTAGTTGGAAg acACATAGTGGATCTGTATGGCGTGTGACGTGGGCTCATCCTGAATTTGGACAAGTTTTGGCTTCCTGTTCTTTTGACCGAACAGCAGCTGTATGGGAAGAAATAGTAGGAGAATCAAATGATAAACTTCGAGGACAGAGTCACTGG GTGAAGAGGACCACTCTCGTGGACAGCAGGACATCTGTTACTGATGTGAAATTTGCTCCCAAGCATATGGGTCTGATGTTAGCAACCTGTTCCGCAGATGGTATAGTAAGAATATATGAGGCTCCAGATGTTATGAATCTCAGCCAGTGGTCTCTACAGCATGAGATCTCATGTAAGCTGTGCTGCAGTTGTATTTCTTGGAACCCTTCCAG CTCTCGTGCTCATCCCCCCATGATCGCTGTGGGAAGTGATGACAGCAGTCCAAATTCAATGGCCAAGGTTCAGATTTTTGAATACAATGAAAATACCAG GAAATATGCAAAAGCAGAGACTCTTATGACAGTCACGGATCCTGTTCATGATACTGCGTTTGCTCCAAATTTGGGAAGATCTTTCCATATCCTGGCAGTAGCAACCAAAGATGTAAGAATTTTCACATTGAAACCTGTGAG gAAAGAACTTACTTCTTCTGGTGGCCCAACAAAATTTGAAATCCACATTGTGGCTCAGTTTGACAATCATAATTCTCAGGTCTGGAGGGTGAGTTGGAACATAACAGGAACAGTCCTGGCGTCTTCAGGAGATGACGGCTGTGTTCGGTTGTGGAAAG ctaaTTACATGGACAATTGGAAGTGTACTGGTATTTTGAAAGGTAACGGGAGCCCAGTAAATGGGAGTTCTCAGCTGGGAAACTCAAATCCTTCACTGAGCTCAAATATTCCAAATCTTCAAAATTCATTAAATGGAACTTCTGCTGGCAG AAAGCACAGCTGA